From a single Natronorubrum tibetense GA33 genomic region:
- a CDS encoding YgaP family membrane protein, translating into MKRNVGGLDRIVRGVLGIWLVVVGVAAYSEDERERAAIAAIAGLGLLQNVLTGFCGGNLLFGLDTTAGEDDACSLE; encoded by the coding sequence ATGAAACGCAACGTCGGCGGTCTCGATCGGATCGTCCGAGGCGTCCTCGGCATCTGGCTGGTCGTGGTCGGTGTGGCAGCGTATTCTGAGGACGAACGTGAACGCGCCGCAATCGCGGCGATCGCGGGACTCGGACTGCTCCAGAACGTGCTGACCGGCTTTTGCGGCGGAAACCTGCTGTTCGGACTCGACACGACCGCCGGTGAGGACGACGCCTGCTCGCTCGAGTAA
- a CDS encoding beta propeller repeat protein, with amino-acid sequence MSTLYAALRDRLLVCTPGGPTDTDWTVTTRLEGYDLECVAASPAAPDRVFVGTFEDGLFRAQSTEDRTGEQSADAGVSSFERLEAEFVSDAVMSLAVSPHDPDVVYAGTEPSRVYRSTDGGDSWTVLPGLTDLPSAEEWYFPPRPHTHHVRWLEVDPFDPDRLYVGIEAGAFVLSTDGGETWHERPEGSRRDNHTLAIHPGREGRVYTAAGDGYAESDDGGESWTHPQEGLDHTYCWGLATDPGDPDSVIVSSASGARSAHTAETAESYAYRRTDGDPWERLDDHGLPTGDGVVRAVFDTTREDGVVYALNNRGLFVSEDFGGRWERVVIDWPAELETQTPRGLAVLDGDSSR; translated from the coding sequence ATGTCGACCCTCTACGCGGCACTCCGCGATCGACTCCTCGTGTGTACCCCAGGCGGACCGACCGATACCGACTGGACGGTGACAACCCGCCTCGAGGGCTACGATCTCGAGTGCGTCGCCGCTTCCCCCGCCGCCCCGGATCGCGTCTTCGTCGGGACCTTCGAGGACGGACTCTTTCGCGCGCAGTCGACGGAGGACAGGACGGGCGAGCAGAGCGCCGATGCCGGCGTTTCGTCGTTCGAGCGCCTCGAGGCCGAGTTCGTCAGCGACGCGGTCATGTCGCTTGCGGTCAGCCCCCACGACCCGGACGTGGTTTACGCAGGCACAGAGCCGAGTCGCGTCTACCGTTCCACGGACGGCGGCGACTCCTGGACTGTACTCCCGGGATTGACCGATCTCCCCTCCGCCGAGGAGTGGTACTTCCCGCCGCGCCCGCACACCCACCACGTCCGCTGGCTCGAGGTCGATCCGTTCGATCCCGACCGTCTCTACGTCGGCATCGAGGCCGGCGCGTTCGTCCTGAGCACCGACGGCGGCGAGACCTGGCACGAACGACCCGAAGGCTCCCGCCGGGACAACCACACGCTGGCGATCCACCCGGGCCGAGAGGGGCGCGTCTACACCGCCGCGGGCGACGGCTACGCCGAGAGCGACGACGGCGGCGAGTCCTGGACCCATCCCCAGGAGGGCCTCGACCACACCTACTGCTGGGGGCTCGCTACCGACCCGGGCGATCCGGACTCGGTCATCGTCTCGAGCGCGAGCGGCGCTCGAAGCGCCCACACGGCCGAGACGGCCGAGTCGTACGCCTACCGCCGCACCGACGGCGACCCCTGGGAGCGACTCGACGACCACGGGCTGCCGACGGGCGACGGGGTCGTTCGTGCCGTCTTCGACACGACGCGCGAGGACGGCGTCGTCTACGCGCTGAACAACCGGGGCCTGTTCGTCAGCGAGGACTTCGGCGGCCGCTGGGAGCGCGTCGTTATCGACTGGCCAGCGGAACTCGAGACGCAGACGCCCCGTGGTCTGGCCGTTCTCGACGGTGATAGTAGTCGCTGA
- a CDS encoding glucosamine inositolphosphorylceramide transferase family protein, translating to MARTNDTVGGGTTPESSNSASVTERLRSAAIDSRTVSRAAWHCGRFVHQTCPTLVRRIRRRLRPDASRQPSVASDGGVISTAQQSPSPTSADLPAADPLELQPDPTVVNPVLTAMDVTDFGAVDFVADPFLFVTDTGEWHMFFEVLNRDRTPPAAIGHATSPDGGFTWEYDRIVLETDEHLSFPYVFEWEGTQYMVPEEGGPDGTTVTLYEAVDFPTVWRPVATPVVNDHGTDDTVLFRWEGRWWAIVGDSVYENRIHVYHSESLRADDWTPHAANPVVTDRPSATRPAGRPIVRNDRLLVFYQDCRRQYGDKVRAYEITELSPTTYADRECEASPVLEGSNSPFGWSSGRMHHIDAWHTGDGWRCAVDGNVGFGQSVLSDNHWAIGMYVDADR from the coding sequence GTGGCTCGAACGAACGATACTGTCGGCGGCGGTACCACCCCAGAGTCGTCCAACAGTGCGTCGGTTACCGAACGACTTCGATCGGCTGCGATCGACTCGCGAACGGTCTCTCGAGCGGCGTGGCATTGCGGCCGGTTCGTCCACCAGACATGTCCCACCCTCGTACGTCGAATCCGCCGGCGGCTTCGGCCGGACGCGTCTCGCCAGCCGTCGGTCGCGTCCGACGGCGGCGTCATTTCGACGGCTCAGCAGTCCCCGTCCCCAACGTCGGCCGACTTGCCCGCCGCGGATCCGCTCGAGTTGCAGCCCGATCCGACGGTCGTCAACCCGGTACTCACCGCGATGGATGTCACCGATTTCGGGGCCGTCGACTTCGTCGCGGATCCGTTCCTGTTCGTCACCGATACCGGGGAGTGGCACATGTTTTTCGAGGTCCTGAATCGCGATCGAACGCCGCCGGCGGCGATCGGACACGCGACGAGCCCGGACGGCGGCTTCACCTGGGAGTACGATCGGATCGTCCTCGAGACGGACGAGCACCTCTCCTTTCCGTACGTCTTCGAGTGGGAAGGCACCCAGTATATGGTCCCCGAGGAGGGCGGCCCGGACGGCACGACGGTCACGCTGTACGAGGCGGTCGACTTTCCGACGGTGTGGCGGCCGGTTGCGACGCCCGTTGTGAACGATCACGGGACGGACGATACGGTACTCTTCAGGTGGGAAGGCCGTTGGTGGGCAATCGTCGGTGACTCGGTCTACGAGAACCGGATTCACGTCTATCACAGCGAGTCGCTTCGCGCGGACGACTGGACGCCACACGCCGCGAACCCCGTGGTCACCGATCGACCGAGTGCGACGCGACCCGCCGGCCGACCAATCGTCCGCAACGATCGGCTGCTCGTGTTCTACCAGGACTGTCGCCGACAGTACGGCGACAAGGTTCGAGCGTACGAGATCACGGAGCTCTCGCCGACGACCTACGCCGACCGCGAATGCGAAGCGTCGCCGGTTCTCGAGGGCTCCAACTCGCCGTTCGGCTGGTCCTCCGGCCGGATGCACCACATCGACGCCTGGCACACCGGAGACGGCTGGCGGTGTGCCGTCGACGGAAACGTCGGGTTCGGACAGTCCGTGCTCTCGGACAACCACTGGGCGATCGGGATGTACGTCGACGCCGATCGGTGA
- a CDS encoding 30S ribosomal protein S27ae, which yields MARHELYNDDGTTEREKCPRCGDVFLADHGDRTHCGKCGYTEWE from the coding sequence ATGGCACGACACGAACTCTACAACGACGACGGCACCACGGAGCGCGAGAAGTGCCCCCGCTGCGGAGACGTTTTCCTCGCCGACCACGGCGACCGCACCCACTGCGGAAAGTGTGGGTACACCGAGTGGGAATAA
- a CDS encoding 30S ribosomal protein S24e gives MDVDIISETENPMLHRTDVTFELTHEDATPSRLQVRDSLAAKLNKDADEVVVRKLDTKFGMRKTVGQAKVYDTADNARDVEQDHMLERNKIGAAEEDAEPEAEEA, from the coding sequence ATGGACGTCGACATCATCTCCGAAACGGAGAACCCCATGTTGCATCGAACGGACGTTACCTTCGAACTGACCCACGAGGACGCGACCCCCTCGCGCCTGCAGGTTCGGGACAGTCTCGCGGCCAAACTGAACAAGGATGCCGACGAGGTCGTCGTCCGCAAACTCGACACCAAGTTCGGGATGCGCAAGACCGTCGGACAGGCGAAAGTCTACGACACGGCCGACAACGCCCGCGACGTCGAGCAGGACCACATGCTCGAGCGCAACAAGATCGGTGCCGCCGAAGAGGACGCCGAGCCGGAAGCGGAGGAGGCCTGA
- the pcp gene encoding pyroglutamyl-peptidase I — MPDQFEMRSMTEILLTGYEPFGEFESNPASQLANRLDGTTVSDATVVGRELPVVFDRVRPALEAAIDDHDPDIVCGLGLAAGRNTLSLERVGINLRDTAGIPDNEARTVVDEPAVDDGPDAYFATLPLRAMKEAMLEAGVPTTLSTDAGTHACNNFLYAARHLVETSDREFSAGFVHVPMSHEQAAERDDGEPSLALEAMADGLVAGLERAVAER, encoded by the coding sequence ATGCCCGATCAGTTTGAGATGCGATCGATGACCGAGATCCTGCTCACCGGCTACGAACCGTTCGGCGAGTTCGAATCCAACCCTGCGAGCCAGCTCGCGAACCGCCTCGACGGAACGACCGTCAGCGACGCCACCGTCGTCGGACGCGAACTTCCTGTCGTCTTCGACCGCGTCCGTCCGGCGCTCGAGGCCGCCATCGACGACCACGACCCCGATATCGTCTGCGGACTCGGCTTGGCCGCCGGTCGGAACACCCTCTCGCTCGAGCGCGTCGGGATCAATCTCCGGGATACCGCGGGAATCCCCGACAACGAGGCTCGAACGGTGGTCGACGAGCCGGCGGTGGACGACGGGCCGGACGCCTACTTCGCGACACTGCCGCTTCGAGCGATGAAGGAAGCGATGCTCGAGGCGGGCGTCCCGACCACGCTGTCGACCGACGCCGGAACGCACGCCTGCAACAATTTCCTCTACGCCGCGCGCCATCTCGTCGAAACGAGTGATCGGGAGTTCAGCGCCGGGTTCGTCCACGTCCCCATGTCGCACGAGCAGGCGGCCGAACGCGACGACGGCGAGCCCAGTTTGGCGCTCGAAGCGATGGCCGACGGGCTCGTCGCCGGGCTCGAGCGTGCGGTCGCGGAACGGTGA
- a CDS encoding bifunctional N(6)-L-threonylcarbamoyladenine synthase/serine/threonine protein kinase — protein sequence MSSDTRILGIEGTAWAASAAVYDGATDDVFIESDAYEPDSGGIHPREAAEHMHDAIPRVVETALEHARETDDGPSSEPPIDAVAFSQGPGLGPCLRIVGTAARALSQALEVPLVGVNHMVAHLEIGRHTSGFDSPVCLNASGANAHLLAYRNGRYRVLGETMDTGVGNAIDKFTRHVGWTHPGGPKVEAAAEDGEYVDLPYVVKGMDFSFSGIMSAAKQAHDDGTPIEDVCFSLQENIFGMLTEVAERALSLTGSDELVLGGGVGQNARLREMLESMCAQRGAEFHAPEARFLRDNAGMIAVLGAKMYNAGDTLALEDSRVDPNYRPDQVPVTWRADESDLQLGRTDDGRVRGAEALVSLEPDAGRVTKHRESKSYRHPALDERLRRERTTLEARLTSLARREGVPTPVLSDVDPLEARLELEYVGDADLRDALTPERVRDVGRHLARLHRAGFVHGDPTTRNVRVGRCNESREKRAGDGREPAPDRTYLIDFGLGYHTDHVEDYAMDVHVFDQSLVGTADDPEPLREAVREGYREVGEERVLERLRDVEGRGRYVEGT from the coding sequence GTGAGTTCTGACACCCGAATTCTCGGCATCGAAGGCACCGCCTGGGCGGCCAGCGCGGCCGTCTACGATGGCGCTACCGACGACGTATTCATCGAGAGCGACGCCTACGAACCCGACAGCGGCGGCATCCATCCGCGCGAGGCCGCCGAACACATGCACGACGCGATTCCACGCGTCGTAGAGACCGCACTCGAGCACGCTCGCGAGACGGACGACGGTCCGTCCTCGGAGCCGCCGATCGATGCCGTCGCCTTCTCGCAAGGTCCCGGTCTCGGTCCCTGCCTGCGCATCGTCGGCACGGCCGCGCGCGCGCTGAGCCAGGCCCTCGAGGTCCCCCTCGTCGGCGTCAACCACATGGTCGCCCACCTCGAGATCGGCCGGCACACGTCGGGTTTTGACTCCCCCGTCTGCCTGAACGCGAGCGGCGCGAACGCCCACCTGCTGGCCTATCGCAACGGCCGGTATCGCGTACTGGGCGAGACGATGGACACCGGCGTCGGCAACGCGATCGACAAGTTCACCCGCCACGTCGGCTGGACACACCCCGGCGGGCCGAAAGTCGAGGCCGCCGCCGAAGACGGCGAATACGTCGACCTCCCCTACGTCGTCAAGGGGATGGACTTCTCCTTTTCGGGGATCATGAGCGCCGCGAAGCAGGCCCACGACGATGGGACGCCGATCGAGGACGTCTGCTTTTCCCTCCAAGAGAACATCTTCGGAATGCTCACCGAGGTCGCCGAGCGCGCGCTCTCGCTGACCGGCAGCGACGAACTCGTCCTCGGCGGCGGCGTCGGACAGAACGCCCGCCTGCGCGAGATGCTCGAGTCGATGTGCGCCCAGCGCGGGGCCGAGTTCCACGCCCCCGAGGCGCGATTCCTGCGGGACAACGCGGGCATGATCGCCGTACTCGGCGCGAAGATGTACAATGCGGGCGACACGCTGGCGCTCGAGGACTCGCGCGTCGATCCGAACTACCGGCCCGATCAGGTGCCGGTCACCTGGCGGGCCGACGAGTCTGACCTGCAACTCGGACGCACCGACGACGGCCGGGTCCGCGGCGCGGAAGCTCTCGTCTCCCTCGAGCCCGACGCCGGCCGAGTCACGAAACACCGCGAGTCGAAGAGCTACCGGCATCCCGCCCTCGACGAGCGTCTCCGGCGCGAGCGCACGACCCTCGAGGCCCGTCTGACGAGTCTCGCCCGTCGCGAGGGCGTGCCGACGCCGGTGCTGTCGGATGTCGATCCGCTCGAGGCACGACTGGAACTCGAGTACGTCGGCGACGCCGACCTCCGCGACGCTCTCACGCCCGAGCGCGTTCGTGACGTCGGCCGCCACCTCGCCCGACTCCATCGAGCGGGGTTCGTCCACGGCGATCCGACGACGCGGAACGTCCGGGTCGGGAGATGCAACGAGTCTCGGGAGAAGCGAGCGGGCGACGGGCGCGAGCCGGCACCGGACCGCACCTACCTTATCGACTTCGGCCTCGGTTACCACACCGACCACGTCGAGGACTACGCGATGGACGTTCACGTCTTCGACCAGAGCCTCGTCGGCACCGCGGACGATCCCGAGCCGCTGCGCGAGGCGGTGCGGGAGGGGTACCGCGAGGTCGGCGAGGAGAGAGTACTCGAGCGCCTGCGGGACGTAGAGGGCCGGGGTCGATACGTAGAGGGTACGTGA
- a CDS encoding DUF5808 domain-containing protein, with translation MADKPSSGEILGVPYNFERPSMGRMLSSYWQPGEGMLVEKPFGVGYTLNLANWRSWVVVLIAGALLWQQEQGTTEQSQETEDEPVEVIVDDDEN, from the coding sequence ATGGCAGACAAGCCGAGTTCCGGAGAGATTCTCGGGGTACCGTACAACTTCGAACGACCCAGCATGGGCCGCATGCTCTCGTCGTACTGGCAGCCCGGCGAAGGAATGCTCGTCGAGAAACCCTTCGGCGTCGGCTACACGCTGAACCTCGCCAACTGGCGCTCGTGGGTCGTCGTGCTCATCGCCGGCGCGCTCCTCTGGCAGCAAGAACAGGGGACGACCGAGCAGAGCCAGGAGACCGAGGACGAACCCGTCGAAGTCATCGTCGACGACGACGAGAACTAA
- a CDS encoding XTP/dITP diphosphatase — translation MTIRFVTGNEGKVREARSYFDGIASVEQVQYDYTEVQSDSLEEIATHGARETFAALESDEPVIVDDTGLFVETLGGFPGPYSAYVEDTVGVERLWRLASEEANRRARFWTVVVYADANGTETFEGSVAGTLVAPRGEGGFGYDPIFEYNGTTLAEMSTEEKNAISHRGRAFAEFAEWYADHEA, via the coding sequence ATGACCATCCGATTCGTCACCGGTAACGAGGGGAAAGTTCGCGAGGCGCGATCGTACTTCGACGGCATCGCATCCGTCGAACAGGTTCAGTACGACTACACCGAGGTACAGAGCGACTCGCTCGAGGAGATCGCGACCCACGGCGCCCGCGAGACGTTTGCGGCGCTCGAGAGCGACGAGCCGGTGATCGTCGACGATACGGGACTGTTCGTCGAGACACTGGGCGGATTTCCGGGCCCGTACTCGGCCTACGTCGAGGATACCGTCGGCGTCGAGCGACTCTGGCGACTCGCGAGCGAAGAGGCAAACCGACGGGCGCGGTTCTGGACGGTCGTCGTCTACGCGGATGCTAACGGAACGGAGACCTTCGAGGGATCGGTCGCCGGCACGCTCGTCGCCCCGCGCGGAGAGGGCGGGTTCGGCTACGACCCCATTTTCGAGTATAACGGGACGACGTTAGCCGAGATGAGCACCGAGGAGAAGAACGCGATCAGCCACCGCGGCCGCGCGTTCGCCGAATTCGCGGAGTGGTACGCCGACCACGAAGCGTAA
- a CDS encoding PQQ-binding-like beta-propeller repeat protein: MPSRRHVLAGGGLALAGVAGGLQFVDRPISPGATTETDWPMARYDPAGTGHNPAASGPKDGVDVAWQRDRESPMHGLAAPILVGETLYVVGRGSLVAFDRTTGEIRFARDGRYWSTPARAKARAYRHDTLAVSGREGIRGVSAGGGYAAFGRSVGTERWHSHGGEVRRWSSSSPREPSPVTADGTVYGVVPDTDRVVALDASSGRVLWERTVGDERSIGSNRPAVRDGTVYVSSRPGDVVAFDAETGDTRWSVRPDPHADSALNYRHFGPATATDAGLVVPEQEGVVLLDRADGSLQWEYVYDGNATDGSAAVADGTVFVTDGAESLHAIDLESGEREWIADYGPDTDPVVADGVVYLGYQISELVAIDAETGDRRWTYEDSTYFTQPIVGDGALYVLTGEGLLALEEAS, translated from the coding sequence ATGCCCTCCAGACGACACGTACTCGCCGGCGGCGGCCTCGCCCTCGCGGGGGTCGCCGGCGGCCTCCAGTTCGTCGACAGACCGATCTCACCCGGAGCGACGACCGAGACCGACTGGCCGATGGCGCGGTACGACCCCGCCGGAACCGGTCACAATCCAGCCGCTTCGGGGCCGAAAGACGGCGTCGACGTCGCGTGGCAGCGTGACAGGGAGTCGCCAATGCACGGGCTGGCGGCACCGATTCTCGTCGGGGAGACGCTATACGTCGTCGGCCGAGGGTCGCTCGTCGCGTTCGATCGGACCACCGGCGAAATTCGATTCGCACGGGACGGTCGCTACTGGTCGACGCCTGCTCGAGCCAAAGCGAGAGCCTACCGACACGACACGCTCGCCGTCAGCGGCCGCGAGGGGATTCGCGGAGTGAGCGCCGGCGGCGGCTACGCGGCGTTCGGGCGGTCAGTCGGCACCGAGCGCTGGCACAGCCACGGCGGGGAGGTCCGGCGCTGGTCCAGTTCGTCGCCGCGGGAGCCGTCGCCTGTCACGGCCGACGGGACGGTCTACGGGGTCGTTCCCGACACCGACCGCGTCGTTGCCCTCGATGCGAGCAGCGGCCGCGTCCTGTGGGAGCGAACGGTCGGCGACGAGCGGTCGATCGGTTCGAACCGACCGGCGGTCCGCGACGGGACCGTCTACGTCTCGAGTCGTCCCGGCGACGTCGTCGCGTTCGACGCCGAGACGGGCGACACTCGCTGGAGCGTTAGGCCGGATCCCCACGCGGACAGCGCCCTGAACTACCGTCACTTCGGGCCGGCGACGGCGACCGATGCGGGGCTGGTCGTCCCCGAACAGGAGGGCGTCGTCCTGCTCGACCGGGCCGACGGCAGCCTCCAGTGGGAGTACGTCTACGACGGGAACGCTACCGACGGAAGCGCTGCCGTCGCCGACGGGACCGTGTTCGTCACCGACGGCGCGGAGTCGCTGCACGCGATCGACCTCGAGAGCGGCGAGCGGGAGTGGATCGCCGACTACGGTCCCGACACGGACCCGGTCGTGGCCGACGGCGTCGTCTACCTCGGCTACCAGATCTCCGAACTGGTCGCGATCGACGCCGAGACCGGCGACCGGCGATGGACCTACGAGGATTCGACGTACTTCACGCAGCCGATCGTCGGCGACGGCGCGTTGTACGTCCTCACCGGCGAGGGACTACTGGCTCTCGAGGAGGCGAGCTGA